Proteins from a single region of Xiphias gladius isolate SHS-SW01 ecotype Sanya breed wild chromosome 2, ASM1685928v1, whole genome shotgun sequence:
- the creb3l2 gene encoding LOW QUALITY PROTEIN: cyclic AMP-responsive element-binding protein 3-like protein 2 (The sequence of the model RefSeq protein was modified relative to this genomic sequence to represent the inferred CDS: inserted 2 bases in 1 codon): MEILDSGEPFLHWDRNLSELSEAGEIDSVLYTNHFSELLDDLSQDALLGQLLSDPFLSGVRGGVEAMEGEDGGDLSPSSPLPPHITAEHSYSLCGDSRPQSPLSHLTGEQGSEAAESDGDSAEWPMEQEEAIDGLLCETPSLLPTLSLSLASGEGPQAPEXRAVAAAAAPAQTAVSSLHQGKGIKIKEENIIPQIKLEPHEVDQFLNLSPKGLESLQMPPTPPSSHGSDSEGSQSPVHAPPGLSCPTSPTSPSPSQASLKVSPRAASSLSNSPLLTAPHKLQGSGPLILTEEERRTLVAEGYPVPTKLPLTKAEEKALKKIRRKIKNKISAQESRRKKKEYMDALEKKVETCSNENNELRRKVETLECTNKSLLQQLQSLQAMVAGKVPKSCRVAGTQTSSCLMVVVLCFALFLGSFYPSSLTPGSTIIETGLASKQLAVRESYTATVKSRSLLSTLEEEQPTLLGLGGEYPNQWEDPPAIVIAAWRHSEQQKLGAEPGRGETHPPFRSKNNDTRTPKNLQLDLHRSLEQRANESSSKVIELERTVNETS; encoded by the exons CACTTCTCCGAGCTCCTCGACGACCTGTCCCAGGATGCTTTGCTGGGCCAGCTGCTCAGCGACCCCTTCCTCTCCGGGGTGAGGGGCGGAGTGGAGGCCATGGAGGGCGAGGACGGAGGCGACCTGTCCCcgtcctcccctctcccccctcacATCACGGCCGAGCACAGCTACTCGCTCTGCGGCGACAGCCGACCGCAGTCGCCCCTGTCGCACCTGACCGGAGAGCAAGGCAGCGAAGCGG CAGAGTCGGACGGGGATTCCGCCGAGTGGCCcatggagcaggaggaggctaTTGACGGCCTCCTGTGCGAGactccctcccttctccccaccctctccctgtctctggcCTCCGGCGAGGGGCCCCAGGCACCCGA CCGCGCAgtggccgccgccgccgccccAGCTCAGACCGCAGTCAGCAGCCTCCACCAGGGCAAGGGCATCAAG ATAAAAGAGGAGAACATCATCCCTCAGATCAAGCTGGAACCTCATGAAGTGGACCAGTTTCTCAATCTTTCACCCAAAG GTCTGGAGTCTCTGCAGATGCCCCCCACTCCTCCCAGTTCCCACGGCAGCGACTCGGAGGGCAGCCAGAGCCCCGTCCACGCCCCGCCCGGCCTCTCCTGCCCCACCTCGCCCACCAGCCCCTCTCCATCCCAGGCCAGCCTGAAGGTGTCGCCTCGCgctgcctcctccctctccaaCTCCCCTCTGCTCACCGCTCCGCAC AAACTGCAGGGGTCGGGGCCGCTGATCCTGACCGAGGAGGAGCGCCGCACCCTGGTGGCCGAAGGTTACCCTGTCCCCACCAAACTGCCGCTCACCAAGGCCGAGGAGAAGGCGCTGAAGAAGATCCGCAGGAAAATCAAGAACAAG ATTTCAGCTCAGGAGAGTCgcaggaagaagaaagagtACATGGACGCTCTGGAGAAGAA GGTGGAGACGTGCTccaatgaaaacaatgaactaCGCAGGAAAGTGGAAACTCTGGAGTGTACGAACAA gtctctgctgcagcagctgcagtctcTGCAGGCGATGGTGGCGGGCAAAGTCCCCAAGTCCTGCAGGGTGGCTGGCACCCAGACATCATCATGCCTAATG gtggtcgtgttgtgttttgctctgtttttgggGAGCTTTTACCCCAGCAGTCTGACTCCGGGCTCCACCATCATTGAAACAGGCCTCGCCTCCAAACAGCTGGCTGTCAGAGAGTCCTACACAGCCACAG TTAAGTCGAGGAGTCTGTTATCGACCCTCGAAGAGGAGCAGCCAACCCTGCTTGGTCTGGGCGGTGAGTATCCCAACCAGTGGGAGGACCCGCCAGCCATCGTGATAGCAGCGTGGCGTCACTCCGAGCAACAGAAGCTGGGGGCGGAGCCCGGCAGAGGGGAAACACACCCACCTTTCAGGAGTAAAAACAATGATACGCGGACACCGAAAAACCTGCAGCTGGACCTGCACAG GTCGCTGGAGCAGAGGGCGAACGAGAGCAGTAGCAAGGTGATAGAGCTGGAGCGAACGGTCAACGAGACCTCCTGA